GGAAGCACATGCTCATGATTACCAGAAAGCATTCGAGCAGGTGATAGAATTCCGCACCAAGCGCAATATGCATGTTGACAGGCTCAATGCCAACGGGCCGGTTATGGAACAAAAGCTGACTCAGATTTTCACTACGGCAGAACGCGACGGTGATCAGGCCGGTGCCTACAATGCAGGATTGGCCTTGAGAAATCTGCTGCTCACCAGACTGTATGTCATGAAATTTCTTGAGACCAATGCGCAGGCCGATGCAGACAGAGTGGTCTCGGAATTTACTTCGCTTCAAAAGGGGCTCGACTACCTGAACAGAACACAGCAGAATCCTGAACGCAAATCCCTGCTCAAGGATATCGGGCTGATAGAACAACAGTATATGACTGACTTCAAGACACTGACCTCTATCATTTTTGCCCGCAACGACCTGATGAAAAACACTCTGGACAAGCTTGGCCCAGACATCGCCACCACTACCGAAAACCTCAAGCTCTCCATTATCGAAGCTCAGGACAAAATCGGTCCGGCAGTTCAGTCCCGCAACGATCAAGCTGTTCTTGTCATCATTACAGCAGGTTCCGCAGCCGTTATCCTGGGCTTATTCATCGCCTTCATCCTTACCCGCAACGTCATGCGGCAAATCGGCTGCGATCCTTCCGAGATTGCAGAAATCTCCGACCAGCTCGCCGGCGGTAACATGGCCATTGCCTTCAGAGGCAATGCCGTCGGGGTATATGCGAGCATGAAGACAATGGTGAGCAAGCTCAGCACAATTGTAAGTGATGTTACCGCTGCCGCAGAAAACGTGGCTTCGGGCAGCGAGGAGCTTTCCGCATCATCGCAGAGCCTGTCGCAGGGAGCTACAGAACAGGCGGCAAGCATTGAAGAAGTTTCATCCTCCATGGAGGAGATGAGTTCCAACATCAGCCTGAATGCCGAAAACGCCCGCCAGACAGAGAGCCTTGCCACGCAGGCAGCACTGGATGCGCAGGAAGGCGGCAATGCGGTGGCCAAAACTGTGGAGGCCATGAAGCACATTGCCGAAAAGATTTCAATTGTTGAAGAAATAGCCCGACAGACCAACCTGCTGGCTCTGAACGCCGCCATCGAAGCCGCCCGTGCGGGCGAGCACGGCAAGGGTTTTGCCGTTGTGGCGGCGGAAGTGCGCAAGCTGGCAGAACGCAGCGGCACGGCTGCAGCAGAAATCAGCGAACTTTCATCCTCGAGCGTGGAGGTTGCCGAACGCGCCGGAACCATGCTGATGAAGCTTGTGCCGGATATCAAGAAAACCGCTGACCTCGTGCAGGAAATTGCCTCCGCTTCCAACGAGCAGAACGCAGGGGCGGAACAAATTAACAAAGCCATTCAGCAGCTTGATCAGGTTGTACAGCAAAACGCTTCCGCATCAGAGGAAATGTCGTCCACCTCTGAAGAACTGGCATCGCAGGCATCGCAACTGCAGGAATCCATGGGATTCTTCCGCATCTCAGACGCATCTCTCGGCAATCGTCGGCAGGTTAAAGCAGTAACGTCACGTTCTGCCATTCCCAAAAGCAAACCTGCCAAGCAGCTTGCTGCACCGCGAAAAACCGAAGCCCCCAAGGACACTGGCGAGGGATTCTCCCTTGCCATGGAAGATGACGACGCTTTTGAACGCTTCTAAGAACCTCCGCATCCCTCCGGCCGGTGAAAAGGTCGCCCTCGGGCGACCTTTTCTTTTGCTCACGCAGGGCAGCTTCACGTGTGCAGTTCCGTCTGCCCCGCAGGTCTTCTGAAAATCGTGCGTGGCTATCAGATATGCAGAACACAGAGGCTTGCCCCGCCCCCTGCTTCCACGTGCGAGATGAGGACCAACCTGTGCGTATGCGTGCTAGAGAGATGTCTTCACAGAGCGTGACATTACTGTAAACGGCACGGTTTCTTCCGGTAACTGCTTTCAATCACCAAGCAGCGATTTGCCTGTCCGGTAATAATTCTCCATTTCCGGCTGTGGAACCATGCTCCCGCCGGTGCACCAGATAATGTGAGCCGCATTTGGCATGTTCTCCACAAGCCCGCGTTCCTTCAACCAGTCCTGCGCACGAGATACTCTGGCAATTCCCGGTGCGCCAGCCAGCGCAGAGGGTTCCAGCCGCAGCCCTTCTGTATCTGCCATCAGCGCGAGGTAACGATACATGTTCTCATCCTGCACCGTAAACACCCCATCCAGCATGCCATGCATGGTCCGGCCAACAAAACCGGAAGGACGTCCGACGGCCAGCCCGTCTGCATCCGTAATATTATCAATACCAAAATCCTGTACACTCACACCGTCATGAAGTCCGGTGTACAGCCCGAGCAGCATGGCCGGTGAATGCGTGGGCTCGGCAAACAGGCAGTGTACTTGATCCTTGAAAATGAGCTTGAGGCCGAAAGCCACTCCACCAGGACCGCCGCCAACCCCGCAGGGCAGATAGACAACGAGGGGGTGTTCTGCGTCGACCACTATGCCCTGCTCATCAAGCTGCTGCTTCAGACGCTGGGCAGCCACTGCATACCCCAAGAACAAGTTCACGGAATTCTCGTCATCCACAAAGTAACAGGACGGATCGCCTGCGGATTGCTTGCGCCCTTCAGCCACGGCAAGGCTGTAGTCCGAGGCATACTCAACCACATTCACCCCCTTGGAGCGAAGCAGATCCTTTTTCCATTGCCGCGCATCCGCTGACATATGCACCGAAACGCGGAAGCCGAGCTGCGCACCCATGATACCGATGGAGAGCCCCAGATTGCCCGTGGAGCCCACCGCAATGGCGTACCGACTGAAGAAGGCACGGAATTCTTTGCTATCCAACCTGCTGTAGTCGTCGGTCAGGGTGAGAAGACCGGCACCAAGTGCAAGCTCTTCAGCGTGTTTGAGACCTTCGTAAATACCGCCCCGAGCCTTGATGGAACCTGATATAGGCAGATGGCTGTCGAGCTTGGCCAACAACCTTCCGGGCAAGCCCCTCGAAAAACGCTCAGAAAGTGTCCTCTGGAAGGCGGGAACATCTTGCAACGGGGACTCGATCAATCCGCCCGCATTTCGCGTCTCAGGAAAGACTTTTGCGATGTAGGGACGAAAGCGCTCCAGCCTTGCAGCAGCATCGGCTACGTCGCTGTCCGTCAATTCCATGCCCTGCATGGCCAGTTTAAATGGCACGGTTGCGGGATTGAACCAGCTCACTTCATTCAGGCTGACAAGATCCCGCAACAGCGGATTGTCTGCGAGCCATTCCTGAAGGGTTTTACCGCCTATGAGAGGGGTGCTCATACGATTTCCTTTTTAGGGGGGCAGTAGGGTGTAGAATTCTGATAAAGCTACCCCAAAGGAGTTGATGTTGGGAAGGGGGAGTGAGGGACGGGAGTGGGTTTGGGGTGAGCATGATCAGACTTTCACCGACTATATTAGGTTCTGACTAAAATTTCCCGTTGTTGCCTCTGGCAGGGAGAGCGGGGCCGCCAGCGCGCGGCCCCACGCATCGTTCCCCGAAGCATAAGGCCGATTGGAAGCGCTTCGCTTCCACGGCGGGACGAACTACACCCAACACCAGCTGGGGCGAGGCAGGGGGAGTCCAGAGGGGGCCTT
This is a stretch of genomic DNA from Desulfovibrio subterraneus. It encodes these proteins:
- the dsdA gene encoding D-serine ammonia-lyase → MSTPLIGGKTLQEWLADNPLLRDLVSLNEVSWFNPATVPFKLAMQGMELTDSDVADAAARLERFRPYIAKVFPETRNAGGLIESPLQDVPAFQRTLSERFSRGLPGRLLAKLDSHLPISGSIKARGGIYEGLKHAEELALGAGLLTLTDDYSRLDSKEFRAFFSRYAIAVGSTGNLGLSIGIMGAQLGFRVSVHMSADARQWKKDLLRSKGVNVVEYASDYSLAVAEGRKQSAGDPSCYFVDDENSVNLFLGYAVAAQRLKQQLDEQGIVVDAEHPLVVYLPCGVGGGPGGVAFGLKLIFKDQVHCLFAEPTHSPAMLLGLYTGLHDGVSVQDFGIDNITDADGLAVGRPSGFVGRTMHGMLDGVFTVQDENMYRYLALMADTEGLRLEPSALAGAPGIARVSRAQDWLKERGLVENMPNAAHIIWCTGGSMVPQPEMENYYRTGKSLLGD
- a CDS encoding HAMP domain-containing methyl-accepting chemotaxis protein, whose amino-acid sequence is MFGTMKLSVKLYSGFLVVLVLLAILGATGFLAIESASDGFSDYRRKARQSNLIGRLQANMLMVRMSVKDFVLTGSEDSAKQFSDRFAEVVNFIQQAKQDINDPGRRKMVEETEAHAHDYQKAFEQVIEFRTKRNMHVDRLNANGPVMEQKLTQIFTTAERDGDQAGAYNAGLALRNLLLTRLYVMKFLETNAQADADRVVSEFTSLQKGLDYLNRTQQNPERKSLLKDIGLIEQQYMTDFKTLTSIIFARNDLMKNTLDKLGPDIATTTENLKLSIIEAQDKIGPAVQSRNDQAVLVIITAGSAAVILGLFIAFILTRNVMRQIGCDPSEIAEISDQLAGGNMAIAFRGNAVGVYASMKTMVSKLSTIVSDVTAAAENVASGSEELSASSQSLSQGATEQAASIEEVSSSMEEMSSNISLNAENARQTESLATQAALDAQEGGNAVAKTVEAMKHIAEKISIVEEIARQTNLLALNAAIEAARAGEHGKGFAVVAAEVRKLAERSGTAAAEISELSSSSVEVAERAGTMLMKLVPDIKKTADLVQEIASASNEQNAGAEQINKAIQQLDQVVQQNASASEEMSSTSEELASQASQLQESMGFFRISDASLGNRRQVKAVTSRSAIPKSKPAKQLAAPRKTEAPKDTGEGFSLAMEDDDAFERF